GAGCCGGTCGAGCAGAAGCAAACTCCGGTAGCTTAGATTCTCCAGACTTTCGGGGTGTAAGCCTGTCATAGATTTCGGCGATTACGGCCGAGCCCCGATTGCAAATGGGATTGGATTGCCTCCTAATAGGCCTTAGGACGGGTTTCAAAACAGGAAACCAGGGCCGAATTCCTCCTTCGTCAGCTATAAACTCAATAAAACAACCGATGCCAAGGCTACAACCATGCCCAGAGCTTGCCTTCCGGTAGGCCGTTCGCGCAGAACCACGGCTGCCAGCAGAATGGTGAAGCCGGGATAGAGCGAAGAGACCATTGCGGCCAGATCAAGCCGCCCGGTGTGCGCGGCCAATGTGTAGCCGAGATTTCCCATAGTGTCGAGGATCCCGGCGAGGATGCCTATCCTCCAGAATCCACTGCGGATGCGGCTGCCGGGAATTCGACTTTCTGGGTTTCGCTTCTCGATCTGGCCACCGGTTTCGCCCGGGGTTTGCCGCGGCCAGACAAAAGCCAGAATTGCAGCCATGCCCAGCACTCCGCCGATGCGCGCTGAAGTGAGCGCCCACAGAACGCCGTCATTGGCTGCGAGTTTGAACAGAATGAGTTGCAGGCCAAAGCCCGCGCCAGAGATGGCTCCCAGAAAAAGGGCGAGCGGGGGCGTGTTGTGACCGGGCGAATGGCTGCCGGAATAACAGACGAGCCAGATGGCCACGCCGCCCAGAACCAGACCTGCCAGAGCCTTAGGCGCGGGTAGGCCCTCGCTCCACAATCCATACAGAACCGGCACCAGCGCCGTGAGCAGGCCCGTGAGAGCGGCGGTAAGCCCCATCGCGCCCATTGCCAGAGCGCGGTAGAAAAGAACCAGCGCGAGCGAGCCCTCAATGCCGCCGATCGCGCCTTCCAGGAATTCCGTTCGGTGCGGAAGGGCAAAATGGCCAAGCCCGCACCAGACCAAAAGGAGTAAGAGCGTGACGAGATGGCCCGAGGCGACAACAAGCATCGCCGGATGGCGACGTGCGCCGATGCCACCCGCGAAGTCCGAGCCACCCCAGGTGGTGGCTGCCGCCAGTCCCAAGCTCACCGAAGCGATGGAACTGGCGGGCGATCCGGATACGGGCACCCCTAGCGGACGTCCTGCGCGGAGGGGTAGTAGCCGGGCTTGGCCGTGACTTCAATTTCCTTGCTCGGCCTGTCTACGCGCACGTCGATAGCGCGATATTTGTTGTCAATGAACGGCTCATGACTGTAATAGACGATGGTGTACTGGGTGCGCGCCTCTTCGGCGATGTGCTGGTAGCTCTTCTCGATTCCGTTCACGCCTTTTTCAGCGTCGAGACTTCCACCGGTTGCCTGGGTGTACCGGGGAAGAACGTTGTCGTTCATCTGGAATGGAATATGGAAGCGGCTCACATAGCCCTCACCCCAGCGCGCCGAGTCACCGACCAGCGTGGCGTAGACTTCGATCTTGTTGGTCTGCAGGTACTTGATGACTTCTTTCGTGGTGGCTTTGCTGCCATATTCCTTGCCGTCGGAGACGACGTAAATGATACGGCGGTGCCCCGAAGGGCGTGTGGAGAGTTCGGTTGCTGCGCGCAGGATAGCGTCATTGAGGGCGTGAATCTCTTTGACTGGATTCATTTCCATGCCGCCGGCGCTGTGACCCACCTGGAGATTGGGATCGACGCAACTGCCGTTTGCAGTAATGGAGCAGCCGGCCAGCGCGCCCCCTGTGACGGGAACGAGCTCTTCTCTGCCCGTAGCCTTGTTCAGCGCGAGAACGGCCTCAAGACGCTTGCTCTGAGCGCCAGTGAAGCCGGTAAGTTCCTTTGGGCTGGGGCCATTGTAGGAAAAAAGCGCCACTTCGTCGTAGGGGGTGAGCGCGCCTTGTATGGATCCCAGAGAGTCGTTGACCTTGGCCATGGTGTCCTCGGTCAGACTCTGATCGATGACAAATGCAACGGAGAGCGGGTAGGGATCGACCGAAAATACCTGGATGCGTTGCGGCTGATTGTTCTCAAAGATGCGGAAATCCCGATACGTGAGGCCGGGAACGAGGTGCCCCTTGGAGTCCTTGACGGTGACCGGCACTTCGACCGCGTTGGTGTAACTGCGAATGATGGTGGTAATGGCCTCGGGGCCGGTGTTGGTCGGAGGAATGATCGGCGGTGTTTTCTGAACGTCGTCTGCCGGCGGCTGCGTGGGCCTCGTTGCTTGAGGCGGCGCATTGTCTGGATCAGACGTTGAAGAGGTAGCGGGCGACGGGGCCGGGTTCGCTTCCGTCTCCTGGGAGCCAAGGCCGGGGGTGATCTGGCTCTTGACGTCCGACATCGGGGCTGGGGCCTGTGGGGCGGGCGCGTCCGGAACCGGAGCCTGCGCCGGTGGTTGCGACGACTGAGCCTGAAGAGAAACAGGGACTTGCGCGAGAATGAATGCCAATGGCATTTCAAGAACCAGGGCGCAAGAAATTCGTGTCAAACGACGATTCACAGAGCTTCCTTTTTCCGCAGAGACGCTGCGGCTCACAGATGGTGCCAACGATGCTGCCTGCCGACCGGAACTGCCGAACAGGAATTTCCCGGCTGCATTGGTCAGATTATCAGACGCGGCAAATTGCTGCTGGTCTCAAAAGCGGTGCAAAAGCTTCGGATATGCTTCCCATGAGGGCCTAAAATGCGTCTACCATACATGCAGAATAAGATGCGAGCGCCGATGGAAGTGTCGCTTCGATCTCTCCGGTCCCTGATGCTGCTGGGTATCTTCCTCAGCGCGGCAGCCGGGCTGCATGCGCAGTTGGCCCCGTCTCCCGACGAGTCGCCGGTAAGCAACGCTCCCCCGCCCAAGCCGGAAACGGACGAACCGATGACGACACTCAAGGTTGACGTCAATCTGGTGAACCTCTTCTTTACGGTGAAAGACAAGAATGGAGCACTGATTCCGCATCTGACCAAGGAGAACTGCTCGGTTCAAGAGGACAAGAACCCGCAGACGCTGAAGCATTTTCAGGCGGAGACCAACCAGCCGCTGACGCTGGGCATTCTGCTGGATACCTCGGGGAGCCAGCAGCGCGTGCTGCCGCTGGAACAGCAGTTCGGGAGCCAGTTTCTTTCGCGAGTGCTCAAGAGCAAGGATGAGGCATTCCTGGTGAGCTTTGACGTGGATGTGGACCTGCTGCAGGACTACACCAACAATGCTCGTCTGCTGGAGCGCGCAATGAACAAGGCCGAGATCAACACAGCAGCCGGCAATGGCGCGGGCGGTGTGCCCGGCATCGGACAGGGACCTGTGCCTGTCCACGGCACGCCGAAAGGAACGCTGCTCTACGACGCCGTCTATCAGGCCTCGAATGAAAAACTCAGCCGTGAGACGGGACGCAAGGCGATGGTGATCCTGACCGATGGCGAGGACGAGGGCAGCGAGCACAAGATTACCGACGCCATTGCCGCGGCGCAGAAGGCCAACGTGATCATTTACGGAATTCTGCTGGCGGACCGGATGCAATATGGGAGCTTCAGCTTCGGCTACAACGGCGACTATGCCCTGAAACGGATGTCCGACGAAACAGGCGGACGGATGATCAACGTGGGTAACAACGGGAAGAAGCTGGAAGCGGCCTTCGCGCAGATTGAGGACGAGTTGCGCACGCAGTATGTGGCGGCCTATACCCCGACCAACAGCAAGATTGATGGGACGTACCGCAAAATTGCCGTCGCGTGCAAGGCCGACCAGGGAGACGAGTTGAAGGTGCAGGTGCGCAAGGGATATTACGCTCTGTCTCCTGAGGAATAGCTCAACTTAGCAATTTTCCTAGGCTGTTTTCGTCCGATTTCGGCACAGTAACCGGCAGTTCCTCCCGGAAGTTACGAGTCGCCTGGAGAGCCCGTAATCTGGCGCGCGAGTTCTGTCTTATCTAATATCGGCTCATGTCGCAGGAACCTTAGGCGCAAGTAAAAGACCTCGCCGGGTTCAGGCGCGACCAAGGAGCCGGAGATGAACAGCGAATCCCAGACCGTCGAAACCTATGAGATCAGCGCACGCTTCCGCAAGTCGCTGGAAGACCGTATTGCGCGGCTGGAGCGCGACGCCATTGAGGATGAGAGGATGCTGGCTTTGCTGGAGTGCGAGGATCACATCCGGCGACATAGGCGACTGGTGGCGGTGCAGCGGGCCGAGGCATTGCGCATGAGGCTGTTTCTGGATCGGGCGCGGATGCGCCTGCCGCGGCCGCTGATTGCTCTCTAGGACCCGCGTCGGAGATTTGCCAAAGCGGGAAGATTCAACATCATGACGATCAGGATGATCAAAACGATACAGATTTGCCGAAATCGGGAATAAGATGATCGTTTAAGTTATCCAAGTTCTCGCCTGTTAGAGAGAATTCCCGATTAGGGGCGCATTGCTCCAGTTCGTTTCGGCAGGTCGGTAACGCGCGTGTTGTGTTTATTATCGGGCCCCAAGATTAAAGCTATCGCAGGTAACCCGATGGTAGAAGATCATGCAAATGACGTTTCTGTCGGAATTGCAATTCAGGAGAAGTTCTCAAAGTGACGCCGCAAGTTAGTCTATGCGCGCACATTGCGCGGCTGGCTCTGCAAGAAAGGCGATATAAATGGATGAACCTCCAAAGATCATCTTTGATCCCGCCACTTTCCTGTCCAACGCAGGCCTCGGACGACGGATCATCCGCCTCAAGACCAAGGAATCTTTTTTTTCCCAGGGAAATCCGGCTGACTGCGTTTTTTACCTCCAGAACGGCCGGGCCAAGCTAACTGTGGTTTCCAAGAATGGCAAGGAAGCGACCATCACAATGATCGCCGCCGGGGAGTTCATTGGCGAGGAGTCGATTGCCGGACCGATGGGCCTGCGCATGGCTACCGCGACGGCGATCTCGCCATGCACGGCGCTCAAGATCGAACGGGCGGAGATGATCCGGATTCTCCACGAGGAGCACACCTTTTCGGATATGTTCCTGAAGTTTCTTCTACACCGGAGCATGCGAACGCAAGCCGATCTGGTTGATCAGCTCTTTAACTCCAGCGAGAAGAGGCTGGCGCAGATTCTGTTGCTGATGGCGGAGTTTGGCAAGCCGGGCGAGCCGGAAACGCTGATTCCATCGATTACGCAGGAGACCTTGGCGGAGATGATCGGAACCACCCGTTCGCGGGTCAGCTTTTTCATGAACAGGTTTCGCAAGCTGGGGTTTATCGAATACAAGGGCCGCATTCGGGTGCATAAGTCCCTGCTCAACGTAATTCTGCACGACAAGCTTCCTGAGCAGGACCTCCAACTCCCTTCCGTTATCACGTACGCAAGGAAGCAGCGCCTGCACCCCGTGAAGCTGAAAGTGCGATAAACGTGCGATAGTGGAACGCCAGGGAAGTACCGACAGAGCACCAAGGCCGCTTTCCCGTTCGGAAAAAGCGGCCTCGCTCTCAGAAGATATTCCTGCTATCGGACAGAGCGTTGCTCCGCGCGTGCTGGCTTCCGCGTGGACCACTGCGGGTGATTACCAGGGTAGTTCCTGTCCCAGGTGAATATATTTGCCGCTTGGTCCGTCCGGGCCGAGCAGGGCCAGTGCGACGCTGGTTTTGGCTCCATCGGGAATTTCCATCGGCGCGGCATCCGTGCCCATCTCCGTCTTAACCCAGCCAGGATGCGCGGAGTTAACTTTGATCTTTGTATCTTTCAACTCATGCGCCAGGTGGATGGTGTAGGCGTTGAGCGCAGCCTTCGAAGCGTCGTACGCGAAGCTCTTGAAATCGGCGATCGGGCTTTTCGGATCGGCGTGAAGGGTGAGCGAGCCGAGGATACTCGATAGGTTCACGATGCGTCCGGAGTCACTCTTTTTGATCAGCGGCAGGAGCTCGCGCGTGAGCGATACGACGGCGAAGAGATTCGTAGAAAAAATTCTTTCGAGTTCCGCGTCTTCAACCTGAGAGGTGACATTGGTGAAGCCAGTGGATGAGCCAACGCCTGCGTTGTTGATCAGAATGTCGAGTTTGCCGAATTTCTCGCCGAGATACTTCGCGACTGCCGTGCGATCGGCTGCGCTGGTGACCTCAAGCTGAACTCCATAGGCGTCGATGCCCTGCGACTTGAGACTGGCGGCAGTTTCATCGGCAGTCTTCCGCGTTCTCGCGCCGACAACGACTGTAACTCCCTGCTCTCCCAACTGCTTCGCGGTTTCCAAACCGATCCCGCGATTCGCACCGGTGATCAGTGCGATCTTTCTATCCTGCGCCATAGTGAATCCTCCTGCGAGCAGTAGATGACCTCCTCTGAGCAAGGATTCAGGATTTCTCTGTCATGGCCGCTTGAAATCGTTCGATGCAGCGAAGCGCTCTTCGGCGAGTCGATGCGCGTTCATGGATAATTCATGGGCCTGTTTCGATAGCTCGTGCGCAGTGAGTCGATCTGCTTTGCAGTGGGCGGCTGCGGCTGCGGCGTGGGCATGAGCGGCGAGATTGTGCAACTCCGCTACTCGATTGTGGGCACTTTGGGTCATGATGCTTTCCCCTGCTGCGCGACCGCTTTTCTCTTCTGAAAGCGGTGCGACTCCATCGATTGTCACGATGGAGCAGGCTGGTTTCTGTATCGATTTGTACGGGACGCCCTCACGGCTCCTCAGCGGCAGAGGCAAACGGTGGGTTGAGAAAATCGAGGGTGAGCAATGTGGAGCAGCAAATCTGCCGCCAACCGAGCGACTATAGTCGCGGAGACAGCTCTGTCGCTTGATGACAAGTGCTAAGGAGACGTTGTGAAGACAGCTTTGGCAATCACCAGTGGTGTCGGGGTAGTTACTTTGCTCTTCCTCGGATGTGTATTACTCAAAGGATTACCGGACCTGGGCCGCTACATACGGATCAGCAGAATGTAAGCGGGGAACTGTCAGTCTCCGCAAACAACCTATGCGCGGATCGGCTTTTGGAGCACCGGGCGGGAATTGAACCCGCGAATACTGGTTTTGCAGACCAGCGCGTTAGCCACTTCGCCACCGGTGCTCATCCTGCGGCCGACGCTACTTCTCTTGTAAAGAGTTTCCGCCGACACTAAAAACGTAATGTGCTGCCTACATTAAAAATCCCACCTCGCTACGGAGCGGGGTGGGTACCATGAGTCTCGATTCCAGTGCCTCGAATCTATAGCTCAGATTAAGCCCCCGCGGTGCTGTGGCAACAGCAGCGGGCAGAACAGGCGAATCGTTGAGCTGAATATCGCATTGAAATCGAAACCTCTTGCGCAACAACTAGAGAACCAGCCCGGTAAGGGAGTTCTCTGCGTTGCTTATTCCCGTAGAGTAGAGACATCGACGGGAGGTGTCAAGTGTCTCAGGTGTTTCAGGCTGCAATCGACGGGAAGGAGAACGAGACTGCGAGCGGTCTCGAATACTTTGTGCTGGATGTTTTCAGCGAGACACGGTTGAAGGGAAATCCGCTTGCGGTGGTGTTGCACCCGGGCACGCTGACCACCGAGACGATGCAGGCCATCGCCCGGGAGACTAATCTCTCGGAGACGACCTTTGTCGAGCGCAGAGACGCGGAAATCGAGCGCCGCGAAGGGGTGCTGGTACGGATCTTTACAACCCAGGAGGAACTGCCCTTTGCGGGTCATCCCACGCTGGGAACGGCGAGCCTGCTCCGAACAATCGCACCGGAGTGCATGGCCGGCGACACGATTCGCCTGGCGCTTAAGGTGGGCGCGGTTCCCGTACGCTTTGAGGCCTCGGCGACCGCGTCCGCGTGGCCCGTGCGCGGCGAGATGACGCAGCGCGATCCGGAGTTTGGCGAGGTCTTGGAGACAGCGGAGGTCGCGTCCCTGACCGGCCTCGATCCAGACGACTTCGATCCCCGGTTGCCAGTGCAGATTGTCTCGACGGGAACGGCCTTTGCCATTGTGCCTCTGCGCTCGGCGGAGGGACTCAAACGTCTTCGGGTTCGACAGGAAGAAGCCAGCGCATTCCTGAAAGCCCGTGGAGCGCGCTGGTTCTACGTGCTGGGTCCGACGGTCTCCGCGACATCAACAGACGCAGCGTTGCCCCCACAGGCGCTTCCGGAGTGGCGGGCACGGATGCAGTTCAACGGCGGGGAGGATCCAGCGACTGGCTCCGCAGCGGGCTGTGCAATTAGTTACCTCGTGGGGCATGGCGCGGTGGAATCCGGACGAACGGTGCATCTGCGTCAGGGGGTCGAGATGGGACGGCCCAGCGAACTCTTTCTGAGCGCGAACCTTACGGACGCCAGGACACCGATCACAGAATCCCGGATTGGGAAGGTCACCGATGTGCGTGTTGGGGGCAGCACTGTTCTTGTTGCAACGGGGCGCCTTTTCCTGCCGTGATGCACACTCTTTCAACAGGCCCGCCCATAGGCAAGATATTGCCAACAAGGGACCTAGCCGAGAAACCCAGATTTCCAACCTTTTCCCACAGCACAGTTTCGCCTATTCTTCCCCATTGCACGCATTCTCCTGTCCCAATAGTCTCGGAAAGCGTTGCAGGAGCCGAGCGAGAAAGCTGGCTGGTCCTGCCTTTCGATTTACACACAACGAAGCTGAGGAGAAGTAGACAGACCCGTTTCCCGAAGACCTTTTCGGTGCGTCAGACCGCGCTTTCGTAAACAAGATGTTGCCCGCCAAAAGGGTAATCATCCCAATCGCGATTCGATCTGAATCCTGAAGAGTCCAGACGAGAAACACGGGCGGGAATCTCTGTTTCTCTTTTCCTCACCGCAGCCTTGATCTGGCTTCGCATTCCAGACTCAGGTACGGCGGCACTGCGCTCCAGGCGTAGACGGGAGATTCCTGTCTTATGCCTGTCTGACGGGCGCTCTGCATCTTGCCGTCTCTGGGTGTGCGGGATTTCCGCGCCTTGCGACCATGTCTGCTGCGGCCGACGATCTATCGCTGCCTTCCAGCACGGCCAGACCTCGCGAAGCGGTCAGGAGCCGGCCAGGCACCTAGCTATATATCCCCCGAAGGAGCTCCTCGAACAGCCATGCGACCCAAGAAAACCATCCTTTGCGTTGACGACAACGAACAAACCCTTTCCGTGCGGAAGTTTCTGCTTGAGACACGCGGCTACCGCGTCCACACGGCGATCAACGGGCATGATGCCATTGCACTCTTCTCTACAACGCAGATTGATCTGGTTTTGACCGACCTGGGGTTGCCGCAGATGGATGGAAATGCGCTGATTGGCCATCTGAAGGAGATTTCTCCCGATATTCCAATGATTCTCACCAGCGAGACGGTACGCGCAGGCGAGCGTTCGCACCGAGCCGACGCCTTTCTGGCCAAGGGATGCTGCTCCCCTGCTGATCTGATCGAGCGCATCCGCGTGATGAGCGCGCGCAAGCGGGGTCCGCGCAAGGCAGTGCAGCCGTTGCCTTCACGCCCGATGCAGGATGTTCTGGTGGCCAAGGCCTCTTAGACGCTTCGCGAGCAGAGCGTGGAATGGAAAGATTACTGCCTATTCCGCGCTGATTCTCCTGATCCTGTAGACTGGCAGGCGAACGTCGCGGGTTGAGCCAAATCTTTGTATGCCCGAACCCGTCTCGCGGACATCGAAAGCCATACATCCGCTGCACAACAGTAAGCCCTGGACTGAGGAGCGCCCATTGAGTATCCACGACATTTACGACCAAATCGTGCTGGTGCTGCAGGCCTCGATCCTGGTGATTGCGGCGCTGTTTCCAATTGTCAATCCAATCGGGAGCGCCGCGGTCTTTCTGGCGATGGTGGATAACATCGACGTCGAGCTGCAGCGCAAGCTGGTCAATCGCATTACGATGTACAGCTTTTTCCTGCTGTTCCTGTCGATGCTGTGCGGCGGCAAGATTCTTTCCTTCTTTGGCATCTCGCTCTACTCGGTGCAGATCGGCGGAGGCATCATCGTGGCCGCGAACGGATGGAATCTGCTGACCCAGGACGCCAAGAAGGATCAGGGCGCTATCTGCAATCCGGAAGAAGTGCTGAATCAGGCCTTCTATCCCTATACGCTGCCGATCACGGTGGGGCCAGGATCCATCTCAGTCGCGGTGGCGCTGGGCGCGCACCTGCCCTCGCAACTGAATGCGAAGTCCTTCGTCTCCCCTGGCATTCTGGCGGCTTCGATCGTCGGAACGCTGGTGATATGCGGGATTGTGTACATCTGCTATCGCTGG
This portion of the Acidicapsa acidisoli genome encodes:
- a CDS encoding VWA domain-containing protein, which produces MAFILAQVPVSLQAQSSQPPAQAPVPDAPAPQAPAPMSDVKSQITPGLGSQETEANPAPSPATSSTSDPDNAPPQATRPTQPPADDVQKTPPIIPPTNTGPEAITTIIRSYTNAVEVPVTVKDSKGHLVPGLTYRDFRIFENNQPQRIQVFSVDPYPLSVAFVIDQSLTEDTMAKVNDSLGSIQGALTPYDEVALFSYNGPSPKELTGFTGAQSKRLEAVLALNKATGREELVPVTGGALAGCSITANGSCVDPNLQVGHSAGGMEMNPVKEIHALNDAILRAATELSTRPSGHRRIIYVVSDGKEYGSKATTKEVIKYLQTNKIEVYATLVGDSARWGEGYVSRFHIPFQMNDNVLPRYTQATGGSLDAEKGVNGIEKSYQHIAEEARTQYTIVYYSHEPFIDNKYRAIDVRVDRPSKEIEVTAKPGYYPSAQDVR
- a CDS encoding PhzF family phenazine biosynthesis protein, giving the protein MSQVFQAAIDGKENETASGLEYFVLDVFSETRLKGNPLAVVLHPGTLTTETMQAIARETNLSETTFVERRDAEIERREGVLVRIFTTQEELPFAGHPTLGTASLLRTIAPECMAGDTIRLALKVGAVPVRFEASATASAWPVRGEMTQRDPEFGEVLETAEVASLTGLDPDDFDPRLPVQIVSTGTAFAIVPLRSAEGLKRLRVRQEEASAFLKARGARWFYVLGPTVSATSTDAALPPQALPEWRARMQFNGGEDPATGSAAGCAISYLVGHGAVESGRTVHLRQGVEMGRPSELFLSANLTDARTPITESRIGKVTDVRVGGSTVLVATGRLFLP
- a CDS encoding MarC family protein; translation: MSIHDIYDQIVLVLQASILVIAALFPIVNPIGSAAVFLAMVDNIDVELQRKLVNRITMYSFFLLFLSMLCGGKILSFFGISLYSVQIGGGIIVAANGWNLLTQDAKKDQGAICNPEEVLNQAFYPYTLPITVGPGSISVAVALGAHLPSQLNAKSFVSPGILAASIVGTLVICGIVYICYRWARSATLLLGKSGTTVLMRLSSFISFCIGVQILTSGIRSYIQSLH
- a CDS encoding DUF6893 family small protein; translation: MKTALAITSGVGVVTLLFLGCVLLKGLPDLGRYIRISRM
- a CDS encoding Crp/Fnr family transcriptional regulator, yielding MDEPPKIIFDPATFLSNAGLGRRIIRLKTKESFFSQGNPADCVFYLQNGRAKLTVVSKNGKEATITMIAAGEFIGEESIAGPMGLRMATATAISPCTALKIERAEMIRILHEEHTFSDMFLKFLLHRSMRTQADLVDQLFNSSEKRLAQILLLMAEFGKPGEPETLIPSITQETLAEMIGTTRSRVSFFMNRFRKLGFIEYKGRIRVHKSLLNVILHDKLPEQDLQLPSVITYARKQRLHPVKLKVR
- a CDS encoding SDR family oxidoreductase encodes the protein MAQDRKIALITGANRGIGLETAKQLGEQGVTVVVGARTRKTADETAASLKSQGIDAYGVQLEVTSAADRTAVAKYLGEKFGKLDILINNAGVGSSTGFTNVTSQVEDAELERIFSTNLFAVVSLTRELLPLIKKSDSGRIVNLSSILGSLTLHADPKSPIADFKSFAYDASKAALNAYTIHLAHELKDTKIKVNSAHPGWVKTEMGTDAAPMEIPDGAKTSVALALLGPDGPSGKYIHLGQELPW
- a CDS encoding VWA domain-containing protein, with amino-acid sequence MRLPYMQNKMRAPMEVSLRSLRSLMLLGIFLSAAAGLHAQLAPSPDESPVSNAPPPKPETDEPMTTLKVDVNLVNLFFTVKDKNGALIPHLTKENCSVQEDKNPQTLKHFQAETNQPLTLGILLDTSGSQQRVLPLEQQFGSQFLSRVLKSKDEAFLVSFDVDVDLLQDYTNNARLLERAMNKAEINTAAGNGAGGVPGIGQGPVPVHGTPKGTLLYDAVYQASNEKLSRETGRKAMVILTDGEDEGSEHKITDAIAAAQKANVIIYGILLADRMQYGSFSFGYNGDYALKRMSDETGGRMINVGNNGKKLEAAFAQIEDELRTQYVAAYTPTNSKIDGTYRKIAVACKADQGDELKVQVRKGYYALSPEE
- a CDS encoding response regulator, coding for MRPKKTILCVDDNEQTLSVRKFLLETRGYRVHTAINGHDAIALFSTTQIDLVLTDLGLPQMDGNALIGHLKEISPDIPMILTSETVRAGERSHRADAFLAKGCCSPADLIERIRVMSARKRGPRKAVQPLPSRPMQDVLVAKAS
- a CDS encoding EamA family transporter, which encodes MPVSGSPASSIASVSLGLAAATTWGGSDFAGGIGARRHPAMLVVASGHLVTLLLLLVWCGLGHFALPHRTEFLEGAIGGIEGSLALVLFYRALAMGAMGLTAALTGLLTALVPVLYGLWSEGLPAPKALAGLVLGGVAIWLVCYSGSHSPGHNTPPLALFLGAISGAGFGLQLILFKLAANDGVLWALTSARIGGVLGMAAILAFVWPRQTPGETGGQIEKRNPESRIPGSRIRSGFWRIGILAGILDTMGNLGYTLAAHTGRLDLAAMVSSLYPGFTILLAAVVLRERPTGRQALGMVVALASVVLLSL